A window from Vigna angularis cultivar LongXiaoDou No.4 chromosome 7, ASM1680809v1, whole genome shotgun sequence encodes these proteins:
- the LOC108338308 gene encoding AP-1 complex subunit sigma-1-like isoform X3 produces the protein MVKFLPDSKYTVCYSLVVRGRSGSQNFVRRRNPWQPLLSPIHFVLLISRQGKVRLTKWYSPYSQKERNKAIREISGVVLTRAPKLCNFVEWRGHKIVYKRYASLYFCMCIDEEDNELEVLEIIHHFVEILDRYFGSVCELDLIFNFHKAYYILDELLIAGELQESSKKTIARLIAAQDSLVETAKKEASSISNIIAQAAK, from the exons ATGGTAAAGTTTCTTCCAGATTCTAA ATACACTGTGTGCTACTCATTAGTCGTCAGGGGAAGGTCAGGCTCACAAAACTTTGTGCGACGTAGGAACCCTTGGCAGCCGCTGCTATCTCCG ATACACTTTGTGCTACTCATTAGTCGTCAGGGGAAGGTCAGGCTCACAAAATGGTATTCTCCTTACTCGCAGAAGGAAAGAAATAAG gCTATCCGTGAGATCAGTGGCGTGGTTCTTACACGTGCTCCCAAGCTCTGTAATTTTGTAGAATGGCGGGGacataaaattgtttataaaag ATATGCTAGTCTTTATTTCTGCATGTGTATTGATGAAGAGGACAACGAATTAGAAGTCCTTGAAATAATTCATCATTTTGTAGAGATTCTTGATCGGTATTTTGGCAGT GTCTGTGAACTGGACTTGATATTCAATTTCCACAAG GCCTATTATATACTGGATGAACTTCTAATTGCCGGTGAGCTTCAGGAGTCAAGCAAGAAAACTATTGCACGGTTAATAGCTGCACAG GATTCATTGGTGGAGACTGCCAAGAAGGAAGCCAGTTCAATAAGTAATATAATTGCCCAAGCCGCTAAGTGA
- the LOC108337121 gene encoding anthocyanidin 3-O-glucosyltransferase 2 — protein sequence MEKAARLVFIPGPGVGHLVSTIQFANLLLERHHHIWITLLVIKLPSDTTTAAYTHSLNSHRLQLVNLPETPSDAQAIPITLIELQKPNVKEAVSNLSPTPPLAAFVVDMFCTSMIDVAKEFHVPSLVFFTSGLAFLGLILHLHTLKEEENAEFTEPDAEWVIPSFAKPVPIRNFPSVVLWKEWEEFFVAFGRGLKKADGFVVNSFEELESHAAHSFLDGPQLIFAVGPILNPKPKLHPDAPADNADIFDWLDNQPPSSVVFMCFGSMGSFGEDQVREIARALENSGARFLWSLRKPPPKGSRFIPPSDYAPSELPSILPAGFLDRTAGIGKVIGWAPQAQILAHRATGGFVSHCGWNSTLESIHFGVPIATWPLYAEQQTNAFLLVRELEIALEISLDYRAESKNETPSVLSAEQIENGIRNLVEIDDEKRKRVVEASENSRKTLLEGGCSYSSFGRLIDYVMNQV from the coding sequence ATGGAGAAAGCTGCACGACTCGTCTTCATCCCTGGTCCGGGAGTGGGTCATCTCGTCTCCACCATTCAGTTCGCCAACCTTCTGTTGGAGCGCCACCACCATATCTGGATCACCCTCTTAGTAATCAAACTACCATCTGACACCACAACCGCTGCTTACACTCATTCCCTTAACTCCCACCGTCTTCAGCTCGTCAACCTCCCGGAAACTCCATCCGACGCCCAAGCAATTCCGATCACACTAATCGAACTTCAAAAGCCAAACGTCAAAGAAGCCGTCTCTAACCTCAGCCCCACACCCCCACTCGCGGCCTTCGTCGTCGACATGTTCTGCACCAGCATGATCGATGTCGCCAAAGAGTTCCACGTCCCTTCACTCGTCTTCTTCACCTCTGGTCTTGCCTTCCTTGGTTTGATACTTCATCTTCACACCCTCAAGGAAGAGGAGAACGCCGAGTTCACCGAGCCCGACGCCGAGTGGGTCATCCCGAGTTTCGCGAAGCCAGTCCCAATACGGAATTTCCCTTCCGTAGTGCTGTGGAAGGAGTGGGAGGAATTTTTCGTGGCCTTCGGGAGGGGCCTCAAGAAAGCTGACGGCTTCGTAGTAAATTCATTCGAGGAGCTAGAATCCCATGCGGCCCACTCCTTCCTTGACGGGCCTCAGCTCATTTTTGCAGTGGGACCCATTCTAAACCCAAAGCCCAAGCTCCATCCCGACGCTCCCGCCGACAACGCTGACATCTTCGATTGGCTTGACAACCAACCCCCTTCCTCCGTTGTGTTCATGTGCTTCGGGAGCATGGGTTCTTTTGGTGAGGATCAGGTGAGGGAGATTGCACGGGCTCTTGAAAACAGTGGGGCCCGTTTCCTCTGGTCCCTGCGGAAACCTCCACCCAAGGGCTCTCGTTTCATCCCGCCCTCTGATTACGCTCCCTCCGAATTGCCTTCGATTTTACCCGCGGGGTTCTTAGATCGGACGGCAGGGATTGGAAAGGTGATTGGATGGGCCCCTCAGGCCCAAATACTGGCCCACCGAGCCACCGGAGGGTTTGTTTCTCACTGCGGCTGGAATTCTACCCTTGAGAGCATACATTTTGGTGTGCCCATTGCGACCTGGCCGCTCTACGCCGAACAACAGACGAACGCATTTTTACTGGTGCGTGAGCTGGAGATTGCTTTGGAGATTTCGTTGGATTACAGGGCTGAGTCGAAGAATGAAACTCCCAGCGTTTTGAGTGCGGAGCAGATAGAAAACGGAATAAGGAATTTGGTGGAGATTGATGATGAGAAAAGGAAGAGAGTGGTGGAAGCGAGTGAAAATAGCAGGAAGACATTGTTGGAAGGTGGATGTTCCTACTCTTCGTTTGGACGTTTGATTGATTACGTAATGAATCAGGTTTAG
- the LOC108336284 gene encoding pentatricopeptide repeat-containing protein At3g22150, chloroplastic yields MRVMASPVVPVPVPVPVTDPAVARNPSGGVTIRTRLSQLCQQGQPQLARHLLDSLPRASTAVWNTVIIGFICNKMPLEALQLYAEMKSRRNTASDGYTFSSTLKACALTQNLMAGKALHSHFLRSQSNSRVVYNSLLNMYSACLPPFSTQPQHDYVLKLFAVMRKRNIVAWNTLISWFVKTHRHFDALRAFATLVKASLTPTPVTFVNVFPAVTNPTTALMIYGLLLKHGADFVNHVFAVSSAIVMFADLGCLDYARMVFDCCSNKNTEVWNSMIGGYVQNNCPLQGIDVFVQALESEEAVCDDVTFLSVISAVSQLQQIKLARQIHAFVLKSLAVTPTIVVNAIIVMYSRCSSVDTSFKVFEKMSERDAVSWNTIISSFVQNGLDEEALMLVCEMQKQRFIIDSVTVTALLSAASNMRDSYIGRQTHAYLIRHGIQFEGMESYLIDMYAKSGLITTSELLFEQNGPSDRDLASWNAMIAGYAQNGLGDKAILILREALVRKVMPNAVTLASILPSCSSMGSTTLARQLHGFSIRQLLDQNVYVGTALVDAYSKSGAISYAENVFIRTPEKNSVTYTTMIMSYGQHGMGKRALALYDSMLRCGIKPDAITFIAILSACSYSGLVEEGLHIFESMDKVHKIKPSTEHYCCVADMLGRVGRVVEAYEFVERLGEDGDAVEIWGSILGACKNHGYFELGKVVAEKLLNMELEKRIAGYHVLLSNIYAEEGEWENVDRVRNHMKEKGLQKEMACSWVEIAGSVNYFVARDEKHPLSGEIYYILDILTRDMMDVGYKPGYNSNLNRILESSD; encoded by the coding sequence ATGAGGGTGATGGCTTCTCCCGTCGTTCCTGTTCCCGTTCCGGTTCCCGTTACCGATCCCGCGGTGGCCCGAAACCCAAGCGGCGGCGTCACCATCCGCACTCGCCTAAGCCAACTGTGCCAACAAGGGCAGCCTCAGCTGGCTCGCCATCTTCTTGACAGCCTTCCACGCGCCTCCACCGCCGTGTGGAACACCGTGATCATCGGCTTCATCTGCAACAAGATGCCATTGGAAGCCTTGCAGCTGTACGCGGAGATGAAGTCGAGGCGGAACACGGCTTCCGATGGGTACACCTTCTCTTCCACCCTGAAGGCCTGCGCCCTTACCCAAAACCTCATGGCCGGTAAGGCCCTTCATTCCCATTTCCTTCGCTCCCAATCCAACTCCCGAGTCGTCTACAACTCCCTCTTGAACATGTACTCCGCATGCTTGCCCCCTTTCTCTACCCAACCCCAACACGACTACGTCCTCAAACTGTTTGCTGTAATGCGCAAACGAAACATTGTCGCTTGGAACACCTTGATTTCCTGGTTCGTCAAGACCCACAGACACTTCGATGCTCTTCGCGCCTTCGCCACCCTCGTCAAAGCCTCTCTCACGCCAACCCCCGTTACATTCGTCAATGTCTTCCCCGCTGTCACTAATCCTACAACCGCCCTTATGATTTATGGCCTGCTTCTTAAACACGGTGCTGACTTTGTCAATCACGTCTTTGCTGTTAGCTCCGCAATTGTTATGTTTGCTGACCTTGGTTGCTTAGACTACGCCAGGATGGTTTTCGACTGCTGTTCTAACAAAAATACCGAGGTCTGGAACTCCATGATTGGCGGTTATGTTCAAAATAATTGTCCCCTTCAAGGGATCGACGTGTTCGTTCAAGCTTTGGAGTCAGAGGAGGCTGTGTGCGATGACGTCACTTTCCTGTCTGTTATATCTGCTGTTTCCCAGCTGCAGCAAATAAAATTGGCTCGGCAGATACATGCATTTGTTCTAAAAAGTTTGGCAGTTACTCCCACTATTGTTGTCAATGCAATCATTGTGATGTACTCCAGATGCAGTTCCGTGGATACTTCCTTTAAGGTTTTTGAAAAGATGTCTGAAAGGGATGCTGTTTCGTGGAATACGATAATTTCTTCCTTTGTCCAGAATGGTTTGGATGAGGAAGCACTGATGCTTGTGTGTGAGATGCAGAAGCAGAGGTTTATCATCGATTCTGTCACTGTGACGGCATTACTCTCTGCGGCTTCTAACATGAGGGACTCGTACATTGGAAGGCAAACACATGCGTATCTAATTCGCCATGGGATACAGTTTGAGGGTATGGAGAGTTATCTGATTGACATGTATGCTAAATCTGGCTTGATAACGACTTCCGAGTTATTGTTTGAGCAGAACGGCCCAAGTGATAGAGATCTGGCCTCATGGAACGCTATGATTGCTGGTTATGCTCAGAATGGACTCGGTGACAAAGCTATTCTCATTCTTAGGGAGGCATTGGTGCGCAAGGTAATGCCTAATGCAGTGACATTAGCGTCGATTCTCCCATCTTGTAGTTCCATGGGAAGCACGACCCTTGCTAGGCAACTTCATGGATTCTCCATACGTCAGTTGTTGGACCAAAATGTTTATGTGGGAACTGCTTTAGTGGACGCTTATTCAAAATCGGGTGCAATCAGTTATGCGGAAAATGTTTTTATCAGAACACCGGAGAAGAATTCTGTCACGTACACCACAATGATAATGAGCTATGGTCAGCATGGAATGGGTAAGAGAGCCCTTGCCTTGTATGATTCCATGCTGAGATGCGGGATTAAGCCCGATGCAATTACTTTTATTGCCATCCTTTCTGCCTGCAGTTATAGTGGTTTGGTTGAAGAAGGTCTTCACATATTTGAGTCGATGGATAAAGTACATAAAATCAAGCCCTCAACAGAACATTATTGTTGTGTTGCAGACATGTTAGGGAGGGTTGGGAGGGTGGTCGAAGCTTATGAGTTTGTTGAGAGACTGGGTGAGGACGGTGATGCAGTAGAAATCTGGGGATCTATTCTTGGAGCCTGCAAAAATCATGGGTACTTTGAACTGGGAAAAGTTGTTGCAGAAAAGTTGCTTAATATGGAATTGGAAAAAAGGATTGCTGGATATCATGTTCTGCTCTCAAATATCTATGCAGAGGAGGGAGAATGGGAAAATGTTGATAGAGTGAGAAATCATATGAAGGAAAAAGGTTTGCAAAAGGAAATGGCATGCAGCTGGGTTGAAATTGCTGGGTCTGTGAACTACTTTGTAGCTAGAGATGAGAAGCACCCTCTAAGCGGtgagatatattatatcttggACATATTGACTAGGGACATGATGGATGTTGGTTATAAGCCAGGCTACAATTCAAACTTAAACAGGATTTTGGAATCAAGTGActga
- the LOC108338308 gene encoding AP-1 complex subunit sigma-1-like isoform X4: MIHFVLLISRQGKVRLTKWYSPYSQKERNKAIREISGVVLTRAPKLCNFVEWRGHKIVYKRYASLYFCMCIDEEDNELEVLEIIHHFVEILDRYFGSVCELDLIFNFHKAYYILDELLIAGELQESSKKTIARLIAAQDSLVETAKKEASSISNIIAQAAK, from the exons ATG ATACACTTTGTGCTACTCATTAGTCGTCAGGGGAAGGTCAGGCTCACAAAATGGTATTCTCCTTACTCGCAGAAGGAAAGAAATAAG gCTATCCGTGAGATCAGTGGCGTGGTTCTTACACGTGCTCCCAAGCTCTGTAATTTTGTAGAATGGCGGGGacataaaattgtttataaaag ATATGCTAGTCTTTATTTCTGCATGTGTATTGATGAAGAGGACAACGAATTAGAAGTCCTTGAAATAATTCATCATTTTGTAGAGATTCTTGATCGGTATTTTGGCAGT GTCTGTGAACTGGACTTGATATTCAATTTCCACAAG GCCTATTATATACTGGATGAACTTCTAATTGCCGGTGAGCTTCAGGAGTCAAGCAAGAAAACTATTGCACGGTTAATAGCTGCACAG GATTCATTGGTGGAGACTGCCAAGAAGGAAGCCAGTTCAATAAGTAATATAATTGCCCAAGCCGCTAAGTGA
- the LOC108338308 gene encoding putative pentatricopeptide repeat-containing protein At1g12700, mitochondrial isoform X2, producing MLHGSKRVTLNASRFLYLSSFPCLLHTMGTSIVTSTHTDDAETHSNGTQFLIFMRHQCRAGQVKNFDEALDLFQRMARMKPVPSVKDFTLLLGVIVRLRHYTTAISLVKHMYSALGIEPDTITLNIVINCLCRLKLISFGFSVLGTMFKLGLEPTVMTLTNLINGLCVQGNVAQAVVLADHMEKLGYPLDVYTYGVLVNGLCKTGDTLVAIRWLRKMEERNWKPNVVVYSSVMDGLCKDGLVYEALNLFSEMGAKDVLPNLVTYTCLIQGLCNFGRWKEVGSLLDDMMKMGMKPDVQTLNILVDSFCKEGKVTQAKSVIGFMIIMVFTSLIHGWCKNKNINKAMYLLEEMGKMGFVPDVVTWTTLIGGFCQAGQSLVAKDLFFNMHKHGKVPNIQTCAVMLDGLCKGNLLSEAVSLVEAMEKSNLDLNIFIYIILLDGICSSGKLNDAWELFSSLPAKGLQIDVYAYTIMIKGLCKQGLLDKAEDLLMNMEENCPPNNCTYNVFVQGLLTKKEIARSIKYLAIMKDKGFSVDAATTKLIINYLSTNKGDTEIQEYLFPKR from the exons ATGCTGCACGGAAGCAAAAGAGTAACTTTGAATGCTTCAAGATTTCTCTATCTCTCTAGTTTCCCTTGTCTTCTTCACACGATGGGTACTTCCATAGTCACTAGCACACACACAGACGACGCTGAGACGCACAGCAACGGGACGCAGTTCTTGATTTTCATGAGACACCAATGCAGGGCAGGTCAAGTGAAGAACTTTGATGAAGCTTTGGACTTGTTTCAAAGAATGGCTAGAATGAAGCCTGTGCCTTCTGTGAAGGACTTTACTTTATTGTTGGGTGTTATTGTGAGGTTGAGGCATTACACCACTGCCATATCTTTGGTTAAGCACATGTATTCTGCTCTAGGCATAGAACCTGATACCATTACTCTTAATATTGTGATCAACTGTCTTTGTCGCTTAAAGTTGATATCTTTTGGGTTCTCCGTCTTGGGGACCATGTTCAAACTTGGTTTGGAGCCCACTGTGATGACTCTTACCAATCTCATTAATGGGCTTTGTGTGCAAGGCAATGTGGCTCAGGCAGTGGTGTTGGCTGATCATATGGAGAAATTGGGGTATCCATTAGATGTATACACTTATGGGGTGTTGGTTAATGGGTTGTGTAAGACGGGAGACACTTTGGTGGCAATTCGATGGTTAAGGAAGATGGAGGAAAGGAATTGGAAACCTAATGTGGTAGTTTACAGCAGTGTTATGGATGGTTTGTGCAAGGATGGATTGGTATATGAGGCATTAAATTTGTTCTCTGAAATGGGTGCAAAAGATGTCTTGCCTAATCTTGTCACCTATACTTGTTTGATTCAAGGTCTTTGTAATTTTGGAAGATGGAAAGAAGTTGGTTCTCTTCTGGATGACATGATGAAAATGGGAATGAAGCCGGATGTCCAAACACTCAATATTTTAGTGGATTCTTTCTGCAAAGAAGGAAAAGTAACGCAGGCTAAAAGTGTGATTGGGTTTATGATTATAATGG TTTTTACTTCACTTATCCATGGATGGTGcaagaacaaaaacattaacaaggcTATGTATCTGTTGGAGGAAATGGGTAAGATGGGATTTGTACCTGATGTTGTCACTTGGACCACTCTTATAGGTGGGTTTTGTCAAGCAGGTCAATCATTAGTTGCGAAAGATCTGTTTTTTAATATGCATAAACATGGTAAAGTTCCTAATATTCAAACTTGTGCTGTTATGTTGGATGGCCTGTGTAAAGGAAATCTCCTTTCTGAGGCAGTGTCATTGGTTGAGGCAATGGAGAAGAGTAATTTGGatcttaatattttcatttatatcattttacttGACGGAATATGCAGTTCTGGGAAATTGAATGATGCATGGGAACTGTTTTCTAGTTTGCCTGCTAAAGGCTTGCAAATTGACGTTTATGCGTATACCATTATGATTAAGGGTCTCTGTAAACAAGGACTGTTAGATAAAGCTGAAGACCTGCTGATGAATATGGAAGAGAACTGCCCGCCAAATAACTGCACTTACAATGTCTTTGTCCAGGGCTTGCTGACAAAAAAGGAGATTGCAAGGTCAATAAAATACCTTGCAATTATGAAAGACAAGGGTTTTTCAGTGGATGCTGCCACCACAAAACTGATTATCAACTATTTATCTACTAACAAAGGAGACACTGAAATTCAAGAATATTTGTTTCCCAAAAGATAG
- the LOC108338308 gene encoding putative pentatricopeptide repeat-containing protein At1g12700, mitochondrial isoform X1, which produces MLHGSKRVTLNASRFLYLSSFPCLLHTMGTSIVTSTHTDDAETHSNGTQFLIFMRHQCRAGQVKNFDEALDLFQRMARMKPVPSVKDFTLLLGVIVRLRHYTTAISLVKHMYSALGIEPDTITLNIVINCLCRLKLISFGFSVLGTMFKLGLEPTVMTLTNLINGLCVQGNVAQAVVLADHMEKLGYPLDVYTYGVLVNGLCKTGDTLVAIRWLRKMEERNWKPNVVVYSSVMDGLCKDGLVYEALNLFSEMGAKDVLPNLVTYTCLIQGLCNFGRWKEVGSLLDDMMKMGMKPDVQTLNILVDSFCKEGKVTQAKSVIGFMIIMGEKPDVFTYNSLIHVYCLQNQMNEAMRIFNFMVNGGCLPDIAVFTSLIHGWCKNKNINKAMYLLEEMGKMGFVPDVVTWTTLIGGFCQAGQSLVAKDLFFNMHKHGKVPNIQTCAVMLDGLCKGNLLSEAVSLVEAMEKSNLDLNIFIYIILLDGICSSGKLNDAWELFSSLPAKGLQIDVYAYTIMIKGLCKQGLLDKAEDLLMNMEENCPPNNCTYNVFVQGLLTKKEIARSIKYLAIMKDKGFSVDAATTKLIINYLSTNKGDTEIQEYLFPKR; this is translated from the coding sequence ATGCTGCACGGAAGCAAAAGAGTAACTTTGAATGCTTCAAGATTTCTCTATCTCTCTAGTTTCCCTTGTCTTCTTCACACGATGGGTACTTCCATAGTCACTAGCACACACACAGACGACGCTGAGACGCACAGCAACGGGACGCAGTTCTTGATTTTCATGAGACACCAATGCAGGGCAGGTCAAGTGAAGAACTTTGATGAAGCTTTGGACTTGTTTCAAAGAATGGCTAGAATGAAGCCTGTGCCTTCTGTGAAGGACTTTACTTTATTGTTGGGTGTTATTGTGAGGTTGAGGCATTACACCACTGCCATATCTTTGGTTAAGCACATGTATTCTGCTCTAGGCATAGAACCTGATACCATTACTCTTAATATTGTGATCAACTGTCTTTGTCGCTTAAAGTTGATATCTTTTGGGTTCTCCGTCTTGGGGACCATGTTCAAACTTGGTTTGGAGCCCACTGTGATGACTCTTACCAATCTCATTAATGGGCTTTGTGTGCAAGGCAATGTGGCTCAGGCAGTGGTGTTGGCTGATCATATGGAGAAATTGGGGTATCCATTAGATGTATACACTTATGGGGTGTTGGTTAATGGGTTGTGTAAGACGGGAGACACTTTGGTGGCAATTCGATGGTTAAGGAAGATGGAGGAAAGGAATTGGAAACCTAATGTGGTAGTTTACAGCAGTGTTATGGATGGTTTGTGCAAGGATGGATTGGTATATGAGGCATTAAATTTGTTCTCTGAAATGGGTGCAAAAGATGTCTTGCCTAATCTTGTCACCTATACTTGTTTGATTCAAGGTCTTTGTAATTTTGGAAGATGGAAAGAAGTTGGTTCTCTTCTGGATGACATGATGAAAATGGGAATGAAGCCGGATGTCCAAACACTCAATATTTTAGTGGATTCTTTCTGCAAAGAAGGAAAAGTAACGCAGGCTAAAAGTGTGATTGGGTTTATGATTATAATGGGTGAGAAACCGGATGTCTTTACATATAATTCACTGATTCACGTTTATTGTTTGCAAAACCAAATGAATGAGGCCATGcgaatatttaattttatggttAACGGGGGCTGTTTACCGGACATTGCAGTTTTTACTTCACTTATCCATGGATGGTGcaagaacaaaaacattaacaaggcTATGTATCTGTTGGAGGAAATGGGTAAGATGGGATTTGTACCTGATGTTGTCACTTGGACCACTCTTATAGGTGGGTTTTGTCAAGCAGGTCAATCATTAGTTGCGAAAGATCTGTTTTTTAATATGCATAAACATGGTAAAGTTCCTAATATTCAAACTTGTGCTGTTATGTTGGATGGCCTGTGTAAAGGAAATCTCCTTTCTGAGGCAGTGTCATTGGTTGAGGCAATGGAGAAGAGTAATTTGGatcttaatattttcatttatatcattttacttGACGGAATATGCAGTTCTGGGAAATTGAATGATGCATGGGAACTGTTTTCTAGTTTGCCTGCTAAAGGCTTGCAAATTGACGTTTATGCGTATACCATTATGATTAAGGGTCTCTGTAAACAAGGACTGTTAGATAAAGCTGAAGACCTGCTGATGAATATGGAAGAGAACTGCCCGCCAAATAACTGCACTTACAATGTCTTTGTCCAGGGCTTGCTGACAAAAAAGGAGATTGCAAGGTCAATAAAATACCTTGCAATTATGAAAGACAAGGGTTTTTCAGTGGATGCTGCCACCACAAAACTGATTATCAACTATTTATCTACTAACAAAGGAGACACTGAAATTCAAGAATATTTGTTTCCCAAAAGATAG